A genomic stretch from Xylanivirga thermophila includes:
- a CDS encoding dipicolinate synthase subunit B produces MELSNVKIGFCITGSFCTFDKVIPQIERLVKSGAEVIPIFSYAVSNTDTRFTTARDFREKIGCITGNNIIDTIVDAEPIGPKKLLDIVVIAPCTGNTLAKLANGITDTPVLMATKAQLRNQKPVVIAISTNDALGNNAKNLGIIINTKNIFMVPFYQDGPDFKGNSLLADMDQLPKTIDLALQKKQIQPIVINDKSD; encoded by the coding sequence TTGGAACTATCAAATGTTAAGATAGGTTTTTGCATAACTGGCTCTTTTTGTACCTTTGATAAGGTAATACCGCAAATTGAACGACTTGTAAAAAGCGGGGCAGAGGTAATACCCATTTTTTCATATGCAGTATCGAATACTGATACCAGATTTACTACTGCCAGAGATTTTAGAGAGAAGATAGGGTGTATAACTGGTAATAATATAATAGATACAATAGTTGATGCAGAACCTATAGGACCTAAAAAATTGTTGGATATAGTAGTTATTGCACCATGCACCGGTAATACTTTGGCAAAACTCGCCAATGGAATTACTGATACACCGGTGCTTATGGCTACAAAAGCCCAGCTTAGAAATCAGAAACCGGTAGTGATTGCAATATCTACAAACGATGCTTTGGGTAACAATGCAAAAAATTTAGGTATAATAATAAATACGAAGAATATTTTTATGGTACCTTTTTATCAGGATGGCCCTGATTTTAAAGGTAATTCACTATTGGCTGATATGGATCAGTTGCCCAAAACAATCGATCTAGCATTACAAAAAAAACAGATTCAGCCTATAGTTATAAATGATAAAAGTGATTAA
- the dpsA gene encoding dipicolinate synthase subunit DpsA: protein MQEKITFSFLGGDIRQRECASIIESEGHKVKTFGIDNILGKDITVYDKLNETFFNCDVLMLPIPYKNKKGFINIMDEKHSLALNDIEAYLKSDIKIILGKADNEFRKYVDKYGFEYFDLLQDEAFAILNAIPSAEGAIQLAMEYSDITLHGSNVLVLGFGRLGKTLARMLKGIGANVTVEARKSEDLAWVVENGYNGIHLSNLNNILSKQDFIFNTIPFLILDRNRLKQINTQTVIIDLASYPGGIDFEAARELGIKAKLELGLPGIVAPKSAARIIWEITKEVLKI from the coding sequence ATGCAAGAAAAAATTACATTTTCATTTTTAGGCGGGGATATAAGGCAAAGAGAATGTGCAAGTATTATAGAATCAGAAGGTCATAAAGTTAAGACGTTTGGAATTGATAATATTTTAGGCAAAGATATAACCGTATATGACAAGCTAAATGAGACTTTTTTTAACTGCGATGTATTGATGCTTCCAATACCATATAAAAACAAAAAAGGTTTTATAAATATTATGGATGAAAAACATTCACTAGCATTAAATGATATTGAAGCATATTTAAAATCAGATATTAAAATTATACTAGGGAAGGCTGATAATGAATTTCGAAAGTATGTTGACAAATATGGCTTTGAATATTTTGACCTTTTACAGGATGAAGCCTTTGCCATATTAAATGCCATTCCATCTGCAGAAGGGGCAATACAACTGGCAATGGAATATTCTGATATTACATTACATGGGTCAAATGTATTGGTTTTAGGGTTTGGAAGATTAGGAAAAACATTGGCCAGAATGCTTAAGGGGATTGGTGCCAATGTGACAGTTGAAGCCAGAAAAAGCGAAGATCTGGCTTGGGTAGTTGAAAATGGATATAATGGGATACATCTCTCTAATTTAAATAATATACTATCAAAGCAGGATTTTATATTTAATACTATACCATTCCTTATATTGGACAGGAATAGACTAAAACAAATAAATACTCAAACAGTTATAATAGATTTGGCATCATATCCTGGAGGAATAGATTTTGAAGCTGCTAGAGAGCTTGGCATAAAAGCTAAACTAGAACTAGGCTTACCAGGGATTGTTGCCCCTAAAAGTGCAGCAAGGATAATATGGGAAATAACAAAAGAAGTATTAAAAATATAA
- a CDS encoding M16 family metallopeptidase, whose amino-acid sequence MYEKVYLNNGICVVYEKIDYFKSVSVGIWFKAGSMYEEKNENGLSHFIEHMLFKGTTSRTAKMIAQEIDAVGGQLNAFTGKDCTCYYCSVISEHIDLAFNILSDMILHSVFSQPEIDREKGVISEEISMYADSPEDVVYDLFAEKVFSSHPLGQPVLGNQYNIQSFDRQRILDFFYKYYAPSNMVVSIAGNFNEKKLFELIDLYFGRWENSGNIKIAMSKPQYKNGVTFRYKSIEQMHLCMGYPAPSLGDDIMYPLMIFNNILGGGTSSRLFQKIREDRGLVYSIYSYPAAYTCGGIFTICASMNLLQTSKVIELIFDEIEDIIANGLTAEELKMSQEQLKGNYILGMESTSSHMSAIGRSELLLNRVLTSQEILHKIDNVSIDDVLEVIDNIFVSSKVTIAMVGKDDKVLREIEKIV is encoded by the coding sequence ATGTACGAAAAGGTTTATTTAAACAATGGGATATGTGTTGTATATGAAAAGATAGATTACTTTAAATCTGTATCTGTAGGTATATGGTTTAAAGCAGGATCAATGTATGAGGAAAAGAATGAGAATGGACTGTCGCATTTTATAGAACATATGCTTTTTAAAGGAACCACATCCCGTACTGCAAAAATGATTGCTCAAGAGATAGACGCGGTTGGTGGACAATTGAATGCTTTTACTGGAAAAGATTGCACCTGTTATTATTGCAGTGTTATATCTGAACATATTGATTTGGCTTTTAATATTTTATCTGATATGATATTACATTCTGTTTTTAGTCAGCCAGAAATTGATAGGGAAAAAGGCGTGATAAGCGAAGAAATTTCTATGTATGCTGATTCTCCAGAGGATGTAGTATATGATTTATTTGCTGAAAAGGTTTTTTCTAGCCATCCTCTAGGGCAACCTGTGTTGGGCAATCAATATAATATACAATCCTTTGATCGTCAGAGGATCTTAGATTTTTTCTATAAATATTATGCACCAAGTAATATGGTCGTATCAATTGCAGGGAATTTTAATGAGAAAAAATTATTTGAACTTATAGATTTATACTTTGGAAGGTGGGAAAATAGTGGCAATATAAAAATAGCTATGTCTAAGCCCCAATACAAAAATGGTGTGACATTCAGGTATAAAAGTATCGAACAGATGCACCTTTGTATGGGATATCCGGCACCTTCTCTAGGCGACGATATTATGTATCCACTTATGATATTTAATAATATATTAGGCGGTGGAACAAGTTCTAGATTATTTCAAAAGATTCGTGAAGATAGGGGGTTAGTTTATTCTATTTATTCTTATCCCGCTGCGTATACATGCGGTGGGATTTTTACGATATGTGCAAGTATGAATCTGTTGCAGACAAGCAAAGTAATCGAGCTCATATTTGATGAAATAGAAGATATTATAGCAAATGGTCTAACTGCCGAAGAATTAAAGATGAGCCAAGAACAACTTAAGGGCAATTATATTTTGGGAATGGAAAGTACTAGCAGTCATATGTCAGCTATTGGACGTTCCGAATTATTGCTAAATAGGGTGTTAACTTCACAGGAAATTTTACATAAAATCGATAATGTCTCTATAGATGATGTATTGGAGGTAATAGATAATATATTTGTGTCAAGTAAGGTTACAATAGCTATGGTGGGTAAAGATGATAAGGTTTTAAGAGAAATAGAAAAGATTGTGTAA
- a CDS encoding polysaccharide deacetylase family protein produces MKILYIPFKKNAVPSTIIIVLLVVLFFFLGWNQSIVVLNNMFKNPIYKGNENISKVAFECNVVWGTEYIPAMLDIFKDRDINITFFIGGEWAKENPELITRMVSEGHEIGNHGYSHKHHSKLTLEQNLKEIKDTENIIKEITGITTTLFAPPYGEFDDITLRAATSLGYKTIMWSIDTIDWRRDGVNNILDRVLKNPHNGAFVLMHPTEDTIKALPVMLDKLNEKGYDICCISELLE; encoded by the coding sequence ATGAAAATATTATATATACCGTTTAAAAAAAACGCTGTACCTAGTACAATAATTATTGTATTGCTTGTTGTTTTGTTCTTTTTTTTAGGATGGAATCAATCAATAGTAGTATTGAATAATATGTTTAAAAATCCTATTTATAAAGGAAATGAAAATATTTCAAAAGTTGCATTTGAATGCAATGTGGTATGGGGAACAGAATATATACCTGCAATGCTGGATATTTTCAAAGATAGAGATATAAATATTACTTTTTTTATCGGCGGAGAATGGGCTAAGGAAAATCCAGAGCTTATAACAAGGATGGTCTCAGAAGGTCATGAGATCGGAAATCATGGATATAGCCATAAGCACCATAGCAAATTAACCTTGGAACAAAATCTAAAAGAAATTAAGGATACGGAAAATATTATAAAGGAGATAACAGGTATTACGACTACCTTGTTTGCGCCACCCTATGGTGAGTTTGATGACATCACATTAAGGGCGGCTACGTCTTTGGGCTATAAAACCATAATGTGGAGTATAGATACTATAGATTGGAGAAGGGATGGAGTGAATAATATATTAGACAGAGTACTAAAAAATCCACATAATGGTGCATTTGTACTCATGCACCCTACTGAAGATACAATAAAAGCATTACCTGTTATGCTTGATAAGCTAAATGAAAAAGGTTATGATATATGCTGTATATCAGAACTATTAGAATAA
- a CDS encoding polyribonucleotide nucleotidyltransferase translates to MEHKIYTTEIAGATIKVEVGKLAPQANGACTVQCGDTVVFVSATASEEPREGIDFFPLSVDFEEKLYAVGRIPGGFIKREGKPTEKAILTSRLIDRPIRPLFPKGFRNDVQIVATALSVDPDYPPDVFAMLGSSIALGISDIPFMGPTGSVLVGMIGDEFVINPKSDQREDSKLHLIVSGTKDAVMMVEAGANEVTEKQMLDAIMYAHEHIKQLVEFEEQIISDVGKPKADFPLHLIDENMEKQVREYATDRIKEALQEFDKQERDAKIKLLKEDVVDHFADEFPEKEADMGEIIEKIEKEIVRYKILDQGIRPDGRQMTQVRPITCGVSLLPRTHGSGLFQRGLTQVLTTCTLGALGDVQVLDGLWEDEFKRYIHHYNFPPYSVGEARPMRGPGRREIGHGALAERALEPMIPNEDEFPYTIRLVSEVMSSNGSTSQASVCGSTLALLDAGVPIKAPVAGVAMGLIKDTGSDKVAILTDIQGIEDFFGDMDFKVAGTEKGITAIQMDIKIKGIDRNILERALAQAKEGRIFILNKMLEVIDKPRAELSPFAPKIIRTTIDPDKIRDVIGAGGKVIKKIITETGAKIDIEDDGKVFISSPDEKAAEAALKMIEDITRDVEVGETYVGKVMRTTNFGAFVEILPGKEGLVHISKLAYEHVAKVEDVVNVGDEINVKVTDIDDQGRINLSRKATLPPPEKKEQDANKMGDRPHQKPYKRRIKKEYE, encoded by the coding sequence GTGGAGCATAAAATTTATACAACAGAAATAGCCGGTGCAACTATTAAAGTAGAAGTAGGTAAATTAGCACCACAGGCTAATGGAGCATGTACTGTTCAATGTGGTGATACGGTAGTATTCGTATCAGCAACTGCATCTGAAGAGCCAAGGGAAGGTATAGATTTTTTCCCACTTAGCGTTGATTTTGAAGAAAAGTTATATGCAGTAGGGAGAATACCAGGTGGTTTTATAAAAAGGGAAGGTAAACCAACTGAAAAAGCTATACTTACCTCTAGATTGATAGACAGACCAATTAGACCGCTATTCCCTAAAGGTTTTCGGAATGATGTTCAGATAGTAGCAACAGCACTTTCTGTAGACCCCGATTATCCGCCGGATGTTTTTGCTATGCTAGGCTCATCAATAGCTCTTGGTATATCTGATATACCTTTTATGGGACCTACAGGTTCAGTACTAGTTGGTATGATAGGAGACGAATTTGTAATAAACCCCAAGAGCGATCAAAGGGAAGATAGTAAGCTCCATTTAATAGTATCTGGTACTAAGGATGCTGTTATGATGGTAGAAGCTGGGGCCAATGAAGTAACGGAAAAACAAATGTTAGATGCTATTATGTATGCCCATGAACACATAAAACAGCTAGTAGAATTTGAAGAGCAAATTATATCGGATGTAGGCAAACCAAAGGCTGATTTTCCATTGCATTTAATAGATGAGAATATGGAAAAACAAGTAAGAGAATATGCTACTGATAGAATTAAGGAAGCTTTACAGGAATTTGACAAGCAAGAGCGAGATGCAAAAATAAAGTTATTAAAAGAAGATGTAGTAGATCATTTCGCAGATGAATTTCCAGAAAAAGAAGCTGACATGGGAGAAATTATAGAAAAGATTGAAAAAGAGATTGTACGGTATAAAATATTGGATCAAGGCATAAGACCTGATGGAAGACAAATGACACAGGTTAGACCTATTACATGTGGAGTAAGTCTATTACCTAGAACTCATGGTTCTGGACTATTTCAACGGGGACTTACACAAGTTCTTACTACCTGTACCTTAGGTGCTTTAGGAGACGTACAAGTTTTGGATGGACTATGGGAAGATGAGTTTAAGAGGTATATACATCATTATAATTTTCCTCCCTATAGTGTTGGTGAAGCTAGGCCAATGCGTGGACCAGGTAGACGAGAAATAGGTCACGGAGCATTGGCGGAACGAGCATTAGAGCCCATGATACCTAATGAGGATGAATTCCCATATACTATAAGATTGGTTTCAGAGGTAATGAGCTCAAATGGCTCTACATCTCAGGCAAGTGTATGTGGTAGTACTTTGGCGTTATTGGATGCTGGTGTACCTATAAAAGCCCCTGTAGCTGGTGTAGCCATGGGACTTATTAAGGATACCGGGTCTGATAAAGTGGCTATTTTAACAGATATTCAAGGAATTGAAGACTTTTTTGGTGATATGGACTTTAAAGTGGCCGGTACAGAAAAAGGTATAACGGCCATACAGATGGATATAAAGATAAAAGGCATAGATAGAAATATACTTGAGCGGGCATTGGCACAAGCTAAGGAAGGTAGAATATTTATATTAAACAAGATGCTAGAGGTTATAGACAAACCTAGAGCAGAGCTATCCCCTTTTGCTCCAAAGATAATACGTACTACAATAGATCCTGATAAAATACGAGATGTTATAGGTGCTGGAGGCAAGGTTATCAAAAAGATTATAACGGAAACTGGAGCAAAGATTGATATTGAAGACGATGGTAAAGTATTTATATCATCTCCCGATGAAAAAGCAGCAGAAGCAGCATTAAAGATGATAGAGGATATTACTAGAGACGTCGAGGTAGGAGAAACCTATGTTGGTAAGGTAATGAGAACTACAAACTTTGGTGCATTTGTAGAAATATTACCTGGTAAAGAAGGATTGGTTCATATATCAAAATTGGCATATGAACATGTAGCTAAAGTAGAAGATGTTGTTAACGTAGGGGATGAAATTAATGTCAAGGTAACAGATATTGATGATCAGGGAAGGATTAACCTTTCTAGGAAAGCAACACTCCCGCCACCAGAAAAAAAGGAACAAGATGCCAATAAAATGGGTGATCGACCTCATCAAAAACCCTATAAACGGCGTATTAAAAAAGAATATGAGTAA
- the rpsO gene encoding 30S ribosomal protein S15: MDKTRKAEIIEEFKRHEGDTGSPEVQIALLTDRINHLNEHLKTHKNDHHSRRGLLMMVGRRRGLLNYLMKTDIERYRAIIEKLNLRK, translated from the coding sequence ATGGATAAGACAAGAAAAGCAGAAATCATAGAAGAATTCAAAAGACATGAAGGGGATACAGGTTCTCCTGAGGTTCAAATAGCTTTACTTACTGATAGGATAAATCATTTGAATGAGCATCTTAAAACGCATAAAAATGATCACCATTCTAGACGTGGTCTTTTGATGATGGTTGGTAGACGTAGGGGCTTACTTAACTATTTAATGAAAACCGATATAGAAAGATATCGTGCTATTATCGAAAAGTTAAATTTAAGAAAATAA